From Bosea sp. NBC_00550, the proteins below share one genomic window:
- a CDS encoding ROK family protein, giving the protein MPWHRLSPDELALLEATFWSGGVARHALADALQFSRSKTNALAAGLLDQGLLDEAGVQHSTGGRRPETLRVHGRIGVLVGVDIGATSLDVALLRPDLSLIARHSQEADVQAGPGPIMARLRSLLPAMLAQHGIAEDRILAVGIGVPGPVNFAIGQLVNPPLMPGWDSYAIRDDMREITDAPVFVDNDVNLMALGVLWRQRKQIDNFLVIKVGTGIGCGIVCHGELYRGATGSAGDIGHICADPEGPLCRCGNRGCVEAMAAAPAIVAMGTDAAKSGRSPALAARFAEKGRVDASDVGAASRAGDAEADAIVRRSGRLIGQVLAALVNFYNPSHIFIGGGVSAIGPMFLAAIRQSVNQRSLALSTRHLEITAAPLGPETGLIGAGVLAMREALRSGSLA; this is encoded by the coding sequence TTGCCCTGGCACAGGTTGAGTCCGGACGAGCTCGCGCTGCTCGAGGCGACCTTCTGGTCGGGCGGCGTCGCACGCCACGCGCTCGCGGATGCGCTTCAGTTCTCGCGCAGCAAGACCAATGCGCTCGCTGCCGGCCTGCTCGATCAGGGCTTGCTCGACGAGGCTGGTGTCCAGCATTCGACCGGCGGGCGCCGCCCCGAGACGCTCAGGGTCCACGGCCGCATCGGCGTGCTTGTCGGCGTCGATATCGGTGCGACCAGCCTCGACGTGGCGTTGCTGCGACCGGATCTCTCCCTCATAGCCCGGCATTCGCAGGAGGCTGATGTCCAGGCGGGGCCGGGGCCGATCATGGCGCGTCTGCGCAGTCTGCTGCCCGCCATGCTGGCACAGCACGGTATTGCCGAGGACCGGATCCTCGCGGTCGGCATCGGCGTGCCCGGCCCGGTCAACTTCGCCATCGGCCAGCTCGTCAACCCGCCGCTCATGCCGGGCTGGGACAGCTACGCCATCCGCGACGACATGCGCGAGATCACCGATGCCCCGGTCTTCGTCGACAACGACGTGAATCTGATGGCGCTCGGCGTGCTCTGGCGCCAGCGCAAGCAGATCGACAATTTCCTGGTCATCAAGGTCGGCACCGGCATCGGCTGCGGCATCGTCTGCCATGGCGAGCTCTATCGCGGCGCCACGGGCTCGGCCGGCGATATCGGCCATATCTGCGCCGACCCCGAAGGTCCGCTGTGCCGCTGCGGCAACCGCGGCTGCGTCGAGGCCATGGCGGCGGCGCCGGCGATCGTGGCGATGGGAACCGATGCGGCGAAGAGCGGGCGCAGCCCGGCGCTTGCCGCGAGATTTGCCGAGAAGGGCAGGGTGGATGCGAGCGATGTCGGTGCGGCCTCTCGCGCCGGCGATGCGGAGGCCGATGCCATCGTGCGCCGCTCCGGCCGGCTGATCGGGCAGGTGCTCGCGGCGCTCGTCAATTTCTACAACCCGTCGCATATCTTCATCGGCGGCGGCGTCTCGGCGATCGGACCGATGTTCCTGGCCGCGATCCGCCAGAGCGTGAACCAGCGTTCGCTGGCGCTTTCGACCCGCCATCTCGAAATCACCGCCGCTCCGCTCGGCCCTGAAACGGGGCTGATCGGTGCCGGCGTGCTCGCCATGCGCGAGGCCCTGCGCAGCGGGAGCCTGGCATGA
- a CDS encoding sugar ABC transporter ATP-binding protein — MSEIRQDRPGLSVAFDGIVKRFGPVQVLHGVSFALEPGRVYGLLGENGAGKSTLMKILAGYEQPSEGRVLVDGEAVAFAGSRDAEARGIVLIHQEFNLAEDLSIAGNVFLGHERRQGWFLDERAMRREAQAALAEVGLARDPETPVRRLIVAEKQLVEIAKALSRKARFLIMDEPTATLTPSEVARLFGLIERMKAQGVTIVYISHKLDEVERITDEVVVMRDGRLVGRAPTASLTRHDMATMMVGREISDLFPDKIEPETSVAPALQVEAFSVPGWARDISFAVRPREILGFAGLVGAGRTELFEGIMGLRPGEGRITLDGKSVALRSPRDAARNGLTYLSEDRKGKGLHTAFALRPNLTLMALERYATPWLDQGAEREALRAAVAEFGIRTGSLEARAASLSGGNQQKLALAKVLHPQPKVLVLDEPTRGVDVGAKREIYFLIQKLAAQGLAVVVISSELVELIGLAHRVAIMREGRLVTTVSGDDMTEETMIAYATGARHVAA; from the coding sequence ATGAGCGAAATACGGCAGGATCGTCCGGGCTTGTCCGTCGCCTTCGACGGCATCGTCAAGCGCTTCGGGCCGGTCCAAGTGCTGCACGGCGTCTCCTTCGCGCTCGAACCCGGCCGCGTCTACGGGCTGCTCGGCGAGAACGGCGCCGGCAAGTCGACCCTGATGAAGATCCTCGCCGGCTATGAGCAACCGAGCGAAGGCCGCGTGCTCGTCGATGGCGAGGCTGTCGCTTTTGCCGGCTCGCGAGACGCCGAGGCGCGCGGCATCGTCCTGATCCACCAGGAATTCAACCTGGCCGAGGATTTGTCGATCGCCGGCAATGTCTTCCTCGGGCATGAGCGGCGGCAGGGCTGGTTTCTCGACGAGCGCGCCATGCGCCGGGAGGCTCAGGCGGCTCTTGCCGAAGTCGGTCTCGCCCGCGATCCCGAGACGCCGGTGCGGCGCCTGATCGTCGCCGAGAAGCAGCTCGTCGAGATCGCCAAGGCGCTCTCCCGCAAGGCCCGCTTCCTCATCATGGACGAGCCGACGGCGACGCTGACGCCTTCGGAGGTTGCGCGGCTCTTCGGCCTGATCGAGCGCATGAAGGCGCAAGGCGTCACCATCGTCTACATCTCGCACAAGCTCGACGAGGTCGAGCGCATCACCGACGAGGTCGTGGTGATGCGCGACGGCAGGCTGGTCGGCCGTGCGCCCACCGCCTCGCTCACCCGCCACGACATGGCGACGATGATGGTCGGGCGCGAGATTTCCGATCTCTTCCCCGACAAGATCGAGCCGGAAACTTCCGTAGCGCCGGCACTGCAGGTCGAGGCCTTCAGCGTTCCCGGCTGGGCGCGCGATATTTCCTTCGCGGTTCGGCCGCGCGAAATCCTCGGCTTCGCCGGGCTGGTCGGCGCCGGGCGGACCGAGCTGTTCGAAGGCATCATGGGGCTCAGGCCGGGCGAGGGCAGGATCACGCTCGACGGCAAGAGCGTCGCGCTGCGCTCGCCGCGGGACGCCGCCCGCAACGGGCTGACCTATCTGAGCGAGGACCGCAAGGGAAAGGGGCTGCACACCGCCTTTGCGTTGCGCCCGAACCTGACGCTGATGGCGCTGGAGCGCTATGCGACGCCCTGGCTCGATCAGGGCGCCGAACGCGAGGCGCTGAGGGCGGCGGTCGCCGAATTCGGCATTCGAACCGGCTCGCTGGAGGCCCGCGCAGCCTCGCTCTCCGGCGGCAACCAGCAGAAGCTGGCGCTCGCCAAGGTTCTGCACCCCCAGCCGAAGGTCCTGGTGCTCGACGAGCCGACGCGCGGCGTCGATGTCGGCGCCAAGCGCGAGATCTATTTCCTGATCCAGAAGCTCGCGGCGCAGGGGCTCGCAGTCGTGGTCATCTCCTCGGAGCTCGTCGAGCTGATCGGCCTCGCGCACCGCGTCGCGATCATGCGCGAAGGCCGGCTCGTCACGACGGTGAGCGGCGACGACATGACGGAAGAGACGATGATCGCCTACGCAACGGGAGCGCGCCATGTCGCAGCCTGA
- a CDS encoding ABC transporter permease, protein MSQPETVQAGAAAGRRDAGTPLAERIASIGPVVGLILLCGLGALLNGDFATLDNGLNVLTRTAFIGIIAVGMCFVIILGGIDLSVGSMAALIAGCVIMFINWAAGVLGSPVLAVICGAGLAVLLGAAFGLIHGVLIAKGRIEPFIVTLGTLGIFRAYLTYFADGGALTLENNLADIYAPVYYGSVAGIPIPVIVFLVVAVIGALILNKTVYGRHVQAIGSNETVARYAAVDVERVKILTYMLLGICVGIATLLYVPRLGSASPTTGLLWELEAIASVIVGGAALKGGHGSITGTVIGAILLSVIGNILNLTSLISVYLNAAVQGFVIITVAFLQKGRR, encoded by the coding sequence ATGTCGCAGCCTGAGACCGTGCAGGCCGGCGCCGCTGCCGGCCGTCGCGACGCGGGAACGCCGCTGGCGGAGCGCATCGCCAGCATCGGCCCGGTGGTCGGCCTCATCCTGCTCTGCGGGTTGGGCGCGTTGCTCAACGGCGATTTCGCCACGCTCGACAACGGCCTCAACGTGCTCACCCGCACGGCCTTCATCGGCATCATCGCGGTGGGCATGTGCTTCGTCATCATCCTCGGCGGCATCGACCTGTCGGTCGGCTCGATGGCGGCGCTGATCGCCGGCTGCGTCATCATGTTCATCAACTGGGCGGCCGGCGTGCTGGGCTCGCCCGTGCTCGCAGTGATCTGCGGCGCAGGTCTCGCGGTGCTGCTCGGCGCCGCCTTCGGGCTGATCCACGGCGTGCTGATCGCCAAGGGCCGGATCGAGCCCTTCATCGTTACGCTCGGCACGCTCGGCATCTTCCGCGCCTATCTGACCTACTTCGCCGATGGCGGCGCGCTGACGCTGGAGAACAATCTCGCCGACATCTATGCCCCCGTCTATTATGGCAGCGTCGCGGGAATCCCGATCCCGGTCATCGTCTTCCTCGTGGTCGCCGTCATCGGCGCGCTGATCCTGAACAAGACGGTCTATGGCCGCCATGTCCAGGCGATCGGCTCCAACGAGACGGTCGCCCGCTATGCGGCCGTTGATGTCGAGCGGGTCAAGATTCTCACCTACATGCTGCTCGGTATCTGCGTCGGCATCGCCACGCTGCTTTACGTGCCGCGGCTCGGCTCGGCATCGCCCACCACCGGCCTGCTCTGGGAACTGGAAGCGATCGCCTCGGTCATCGTCGGCGGCGCTGCGCTGAAGGGCGGGCACGGCAGCATCACGGGCACCGTCATCGGCGCGATCCTGCTGTCGGTGATCGGCAACATCCTCAACCTGACGAGCCTGATCAGCGTCTATCTCAATGCCGCCGTGCAGGGCTTCGTCATCATCACCGTCGCGTTTTTGCAGAAAGGCCGCCGCTAG
- a CDS encoding substrate-binding domain-containing protein, with amino-acid sequence MSMQTRRSLMLATAAGLAFAATSAAAEPVNLGVSIPAATHSFMGGINYWANQAKKDLEAKHKDLKITIRTAANATEQANQLQDLSTVNKINALVVFPFESAALTRPVANVKAKGAYVTVVDRGLTDTSAQDAYVAGDNTAFGKIPAEYIAKTLNGKGNVVALRGIPTTLDNERMDAFNGVLKAHPDIKVLDAKYANWNRDDAYKITQDFLTRFKDIDAFWAADDDMAFGAIRAIDQAGRKDIKVIFGGAGAKDMVKLILDGKDPRIQANVSYSPKFIYDAIQLTAEARLKGEKLPATTIIPSVLIDKANAKNFYHPDSPF; translated from the coding sequence ATGTCCATGCAGACCAGACGCAGCCTCATGCTTGCCACCGCAGCGGGCCTCGCCTTCGCGGCGACAAGTGCCGCCGCCGAGCCCGTCAATCTCGGCGTCTCCATCCCCGCCGCGACGCACAGCTTCATGGGCGGCATCAACTACTGGGCGAACCAGGCGAAGAAGGATCTCGAGGCCAAGCACAAGGACCTCAAGATCACGATCCGCACCGCCGCCAATGCGACCGAGCAGGCCAACCAGCTCCAGGATCTGAGCACGGTCAACAAGATCAACGCGCTCGTCGTCTTCCCCTTCGAGTCGGCGGCGCTGACCCGGCCTGTCGCCAATGTGAAGGCCAAGGGCGCCTATGTGACCGTGGTCGACCGCGGCCTGACCGACACCTCGGCCCAGGACGCCTATGTCGCCGGCGACAACACCGCCTTCGGCAAGATCCCGGCCGAATACATCGCCAAGACGCTGAACGGGAAGGGCAATGTCGTGGCGCTGCGCGGCATCCCCACCACGCTCGACAACGAGCGCATGGACGCCTTCAACGGCGTGCTCAAGGCCCATCCCGACATCAAGGTGCTCGACGCCAAATACGCCAACTGGAATCGCGACGACGCCTACAAGATCACGCAGGATTTCCTGACGCGCTTCAAGGACATCGATGCGTTCTGGGCGGCGGATGACGACATGGCCTTCGGTGCCATTCGTGCCATCGACCAGGCAGGCCGCAAGGACATCAAGGTCATCTTCGGCGGTGCCGGCGCCAAGGACATGGTCAAGCTGATCCTCGACGGCAAGGACCCTCGCATCCAGGCCAATGTCAGCTACTCGCCGAAATTCATCTATGACGCGATCCAGCTGACGGCGGAGGCGCGCCTCAAGGGCGAGAAGCTGCCGGCCACGACCATCATCCCCTCGGTGCTGATCGACAAGGCCAACGCCAAGAACTTCTACCACCCCGACTCGCCGTTCTGA
- a CDS encoding Gfo/Idh/MocA family protein — MSEANGRRLRYAMIGGGKDAFIGAVHRHAIALDGLAELAAGALSSTPERALESGRALGLPDAHNHPNWQALLEAELKRPATERVDAVVIVTPTDTHYPVALAFAEAGFNVVCDKPLVHRSAQADALVAAVRTKGGVFGVTYNYTGYPMIRQAREMVRSGALGAIRKIVVEYNQGWLASALETTGNKQASWRTDPARSGIAGALGDIGSHAENLVASVTGLAIEELVADLGSLVPGRALDDDASILLRFAGGARGVLVASQINAGLENDLRLRVSGELGTLEWRQEEPNRLVHHRQDGPMQILTRGTPWLCEAARRAGRIPPGHPEGFIEAFANIYRGVFADIRAREAGRDADPLDADYPTVIDGARGVRFIECAVASSAERRWLRFEQPKST, encoded by the coding sequence ATGAGCGAAGCAAACGGACGCAGGCTGCGTTACGCGATGATCGGGGGCGGCAAGGACGCCTTCATCGGCGCGGTCCACCGCCACGCCATCGCATTGGACGGGTTGGCCGAACTGGCGGCGGGCGCCCTGTCGTCGACGCCGGAGCGTGCATTGGAATCCGGTCGCGCGCTGGGCCTGCCCGACGCGCACAACCATCCGAACTGGCAGGCGCTGCTCGAAGCCGAGTTGAAGCGCCCGGCCACGGAGCGTGTCGACGCTGTCGTGATCGTCACCCCGACGGACACGCATTATCCCGTCGCTTTGGCCTTCGCGGAGGCGGGCTTCAACGTGGTCTGCGACAAGCCGTTGGTCCATAGGAGCGCCCAGGCCGATGCGCTGGTCGCGGCAGTGAGGACGAAGGGCGGCGTCTTCGGCGTCACCTATAATTACACCGGCTACCCGATGATCCGGCAGGCGCGCGAGATGGTGCGTTCGGGGGCGCTCGGCGCCATCCGCAAGATCGTGGTCGAGTACAATCAGGGTTGGCTCGCCAGTGCGCTGGAAACGACCGGCAACAAGCAGGCGAGCTGGCGCACCGATCCCGCCCGCAGCGGCATCGCCGGCGCGCTGGGCGATATCGGCTCGCACGCCGAAAATCTCGTCGCGAGCGTGACCGGTCTCGCGATCGAGGAGCTCGTTGCCGATCTCGGCTCGCTGGTTCCCGGCCGAGCCCTTGACGACGATGCCAGCATCCTCCTGCGCTTTGCGGGCGGAGCACGAGGCGTGCTCGTCGCCTCGCAGATCAATGCCGGGCTTGAGAACGACCTGCGCCTGCGCGTGTCCGGCGAACTCGGGACGCTCGAATGGCGGCAGGAAGAGCCGAACCGGCTCGTCCATCATCGCCAGGACGGGCCGATGCAGATCCTGACACGCGGGACACCCTGGCTCTGCGAAGCGGCGCGCCGGGCCGGCCGGATACCGCCGGGGCATCCGGAGGGCTTCATCGAGGCCTTCGCCAACATCTATCGCGGCGTCTTCGCCGATATCCGCGCTCGCGAAGCCGGGCGGGACGCCGACCCGCTCGACGCGGACTATCCGACGGTGATCGACGGCGCGCGCGGCGTCCGCTTCATCGAATGCGCGGTTGCCTCTTCGGCCGAGCGCCGCTGGCTACGGTTCGAGCAGCCCAAAAGCACCTGA
- a CDS encoding 4-hydroxyproline epimerase, translating to MASYTFSCLDGHTCGNPVRLVSGGGPRLEGADMLEKRAHFLREFDWIRTGLMFEPRGHDMMSGSILYPPTRPDCDVAVLFIETSGCLPMCGHGTIGTITMGIENGLITPREPGKLSIDAPAGKVDITYRQEGRFVEEVRLTNVPGFLHAEGLTAEVEGLGEIVVDVAYGGNFYAIVEPQKNFRDMADHTAGQLVGWSPKLRAALNAKYEFVHPEHPQITGLSHIQWTGQPTKPEAHARNAVFYGEKAIDRSPCGTGTSARMAQLAAKGKLKVGDEFVHESIIGSLFKGRVDAATTVANREAIIPSIAGWARMTGINTIFIDDRDPFAHGFVVI from the coding sequence ATGGCGAGCTACACCTTCTCCTGCCTCGACGGACACACCTGCGGCAATCCCGTCCGGCTCGTCTCGGGCGGCGGGCCGCGGCTGGAAGGCGCCGATATGCTGGAGAAGCGCGCGCATTTCCTGCGCGAGTTCGACTGGATTCGCACCGGCCTGATGTTCGAGCCGCGCGGGCACGACATGATGTCCGGCTCGATCCTCTATCCGCCGACCCGGCCTGATTGCGACGTCGCCGTGCTCTTCATCGAGACTTCGGGCTGCCTGCCGATGTGCGGCCACGGCACCATCGGCACGATCACCATGGGCATCGAGAACGGCCTGATCACGCCGCGCGAGCCGGGCAAGCTCTCGATCGACGCGCCGGCAGGCAAGGTCGACATCACCTATCGCCAGGAAGGCCGCTTCGTCGAAGAGGTCCGCCTGACGAACGTGCCGGGCTTCCTCCATGCCGAGGGCCTGACGGCGGAGGTTGAAGGCCTGGGAGAGATCGTGGTCGACGTCGCCTATGGCGGCAATTTCTATGCGATCGTCGAGCCGCAGAAGAACTTCCGCGACATGGCCGATCACACTGCCGGCCAGCTCGTCGGCTGGTCGCCCAAGCTGCGCGCGGCGCTCAACGCGAAATACGAATTCGTCCATCCGGAACACCCGCAGATCACGGGTCTCAGCCATATCCAGTGGACGGGACAGCCGACGAAGCCGGAGGCTCACGCCCGCAACGCAGTATTCTACGGCGAGAAGGCTATCGACCGCTCGCCCTGCGGCACCGGCACATCGGCGCGGATGGCGCAGCTGGCGGCCAAGGGCAAGCTCAAGGTCGGCGACGAATTCGTGCACGAGTCGATCATCGGCTCGCTGTTCAAGGGGCGTGTCGACGCGGCGACCACCGTCGCCAACCGCGAGGCGATCATCCCTTCTATCGCTGGCTGGGCGCGGATGACCGGCATCAACACGATCTTCATCGACGACCGCGACCCCTTCGCGCACGGCTTCGTCGTGATCTAG
- a CDS encoding dihydrodipicolinate synthase family protein — protein sequence MKAKIFSGVVPALMTPCKADRSPDFDALVRKAKDLIADGMSAVVYCGSMGDWPLLTDAQRMEGVERLAKAGIPVIVGTGAVNTASAAALAAHAQKVGAKGLMVIPRVLSRGTVVLAQKAHFKAILSAAPDLPAVIYNSPYYGFATRADLFFALRAEHPNLIGFKEFGGPADMRYAAENITSRDDDVSLMIGVDTAVFHGYVNCGATGAITGIGNVLPKEVIHLCKLSQAAAAGDAEARQRALELEQALAILSSFDEGPDLVLYFKHLMVLKGDKEYTLHFNETDALTESQRGYAEAQFKLFNSWYAAWTKQPGAVQKYAA from the coding sequence ATGAAGGCCAAGATTTTCTCCGGCGTAGTCCCCGCCTTGATGACGCCCTGCAAGGCAGATCGGAGCCCCGACTTCGACGCGCTCGTGCGCAAGGCGAAGGACCTGATCGCCGACGGCATGTCGGCGGTGGTCTATTGCGGTTCGATGGGTGATTGGCCCCTGCTCACCGATGCGCAGCGGATGGAGGGCGTCGAGCGGCTGGCAAAGGCCGGCATCCCGGTCATCGTCGGCACCGGCGCGGTCAACACCGCCTCTGCCGCGGCTCTCGCCGCCCATGCGCAAAAGGTCGGGGCCAAGGGCCTGATGGTGATCCCGCGTGTCCTGTCGCGCGGCACCGTCGTTCTCGCCCAGAAGGCTCACTTCAAGGCGATCCTGTCGGCTGCGCCCGATCTGCCGGCCGTGATCTACAACAGCCCTTATTACGGCTTCGCGACGCGTGCCGATCTCTTCTTTGCGCTACGCGCCGAGCACCCGAACCTGATCGGCTTCAAGGAGTTCGGCGGCCCGGCCGACATGCGCTACGCCGCCGAGAACATCACCAGCCGCGACGACGACGTGTCGCTGATGATCGGCGTCGATACCGCCGTGTTCCATGGCTACGTCAACTGCGGCGCCACGGGCGCGATCACCGGCATCGGCAATGTGCTTCCGAAAGAGGTGATCCATCTGTGCAAGCTGTCGCAGGCGGCGGCCGCGGGTGATGCCGAGGCACGCCAGCGCGCGCTCGAACTGGAGCAGGCGCTCGCCATCCTCTCCTCCTTCGACGAAGGCCCCGACCTCGTCCTCTACTTCAAGCACCTGATGGTGCTGAAGGGAGACAAGGAATACACGCTGCACTTCAACGAGACCGACGCGCTGACCGAGAGCCAGCGCGGCTATGCCGAGGCGCAGTTCAAGCTGTTCAACAGCTGGTATGCCGCCTGGACCAAGCAGCCCGGCGCCGTCCAGAAATACGCCGCCTGA
- a CDS encoding GntR family transcriptional regulator codes for MKTMTVTGAVTERKRGSGVKLVYDLLRDEILDLVLPPGSPIDEVQLAERFKMSRTPIREALVRLASEGLIVTLPNRSTMVSNLDFLNLSPFFDALMLMYRVTTQLAAQNHRPEDLDAIRAKQAEFAAAVKAQDALAMIATNAAFHSAIAEAGRNPYFNSLFSRLLDEGRRFLRLYYQSYDDRLPQQFVDEHEAMIAAILARDTVAAERLGKAHADQIVQQIQKLMIGDERLEIAL; via the coding sequence ATGAAGACGATGACGGTCACCGGCGCTGTGACGGAACGCAAGCGCGGCTCCGGGGTGAAGCTCGTCTACGACCTGCTGCGCGATGAAATCCTCGATCTGGTGCTGCCGCCGGGCAGCCCGATCGACGAGGTGCAGCTCGCCGAGCGTTTCAAGATGTCGCGCACCCCTATCCGCGAGGCGCTGGTGCGGCTCGCCAGCGAAGGGCTGATCGTCACCCTGCCCAATCGCTCGACGATGGTGTCGAACCTCGACTTCCTGAACCTGTCGCCCTTCTTCGACGCGCTGATGCTGATGTACCGGGTGACGACGCAGCTCGCCGCCCAGAACCATCGCCCGGAGGATCTGGACGCGATCCGGGCGAAGCAGGCGGAGTTCGCCGCGGCCGTGAAGGCGCAGGACGCGCTGGCGATGATCGCCACGAACGCAGCCTTCCATTCGGCGATCGCCGAGGCCGGCCGCAACCCTTATTTCAACAGCCTCTTCAGCCGCCTGCTCGACGAAGGGCGGCGGTTCCTGCGGCTCTACTACCAATCCTATGACGACCGGCTCCCGCAGCAATTCGTCGACGAGCATGAGGCGATGATCGCCGCGATCCTGGCGCGCGACACCGTGGCGGCCGAGCGCCTCGGCAAGGCTCACGCCGACCAGATCGTCCAGCAAATCCAGAAGCTCATGATCGGCGACGAGCGGCTGGAGATCGCCCTCTGA
- a CDS encoding chromate transporter, which translates to MPTLPLSILLVFLPLSLVTIGGGQSAIADMHRQIVDVHHWMSASQFVDAFAIARLAPGPGSLLATLIGWQIAGFWGALAATVGIFGPTAFLIYGVAHIWSRYEGARLLRALEKGLRPVAAGMILAASYVLIQSLDSGWIGRGIALVSTALLMLTPVNPLLLIAGGAGSFIGLHMLALI; encoded by the coding sequence ATGCCGACCTTGCCGCTCAGCATCCTGCTGGTCTTCCTGCCGCTCTCACTGGTGACGATCGGCGGCGGCCAGAGCGCCATCGCCGACATGCATCGCCAGATCGTCGACGTGCATCACTGGATGAGCGCCTCGCAATTCGTCGACGCCTTCGCGATTGCCCGGCTGGCGCCAGGGCCGGGCTCGCTGCTGGCGACGCTGATCGGCTGGCAGATCGCCGGCTTCTGGGGTGCGCTCGCCGCGACGGTCGGCATCTTCGGTCCGACGGCCTTCCTGATCTACGGCGTCGCCCATATCTGGTCGCGCTATGAAGGCGCCCGGCTGCTGCGTGCATTGGAAAAGGGGCTGCGCCCCGTCGCGGCCGGGATGATCCTCGCCGCCAGCTACGTCCTCATCCAGTCGCTCGACAGCGGCTGGATCGGGCGCGGCATCGCACTCGTCTCGACCGCGCTGCTGATGCTGACACCGGTCAACCCTTTGCTGCTGATCGCCGGTGGCGCCGGCAGCTTCATCGGGCTGCATATGCTGGCCTTGATCTGA
- a CDS encoding chromate transporter, with the protein MAWNHMPDALAERPSAPQLFLIFARIGLTSFGGGLSGWLLREFVQRRRLMSEEDFLNGLSIAQALPGVNVTNMAIWIGYKLGGRNGAIACWLGIVVPAAFVIVLIGAVFSALGGYDLTHVALDGAASAAIGLSLAMGLTAARRVPRRAFPLAIMAATFVAVAVLQWPLLWTVLGAGSLSVAVTYYGS; encoded by the coding sequence ATGGCTTGGAATCATATGCCGGATGCCTTGGCCGAGCGCCCGAGCGCGCCGCAACTCTTCCTGATCTTCGCGCGGATCGGGCTGACCAGCTTTGGCGGCGGCCTCAGCGGCTGGCTGCTGCGGGAATTCGTGCAGCGGCGCCGGCTGATGAGCGAGGAGGATTTCCTCAACGGCCTCTCGATCGCGCAGGCCCTGCCCGGCGTCAACGTCACCAACATGGCGATCTGGATCGGCTACAAGCTCGGTGGGCGCAACGGGGCGATCGCCTGCTGGCTCGGCATCGTCGTGCCCGCCGCCTTTGTCATCGTGCTGATCGGCGCCGTCTTCTCCGCGCTCGGTGGCTACGACCTCACCCATGTCGCGCTGGACGGCGCAGCCTCGGCGGCGATCGGGCTCTCGCTGGCCATGGGGCTGACTGCGGCGCGGCGCGTGCCGCGCCGAGCCTTCCCGCTCGCGATCATGGCCGCGACCTTCGTGGCCGTCGCCGTCCTGCAATGGCCGCTGCTCTGGACCGTGCTCGGCGCCGGCTCGCTCAGCGTCGCCGTGACGTATTACGGGAGCTGA